GATAGTGCAGAATATTTAGGAAAAGTATCAGATATTACTGTAACAAAAAATGTAATTAATAATAATTCTAAGGAAACAGAACAACCAAATATTGAATTATTACGAGTTAGTGATAATTTAGTAGTCTCAGAGAATAGTATATTCGGTGGTAAAGAAGGAATTGTTATTGAGGATTCAAAGGGTAAAATAACCGTTTTAAATAACCAATTTTATAATTTATCCGGTAAGTATATATCATTCATCAAATCTAATGCAAATGGGAAAGAACCAGTTATACGTGATAGCGATGGTAATTTCAATATTGTAACGGAGAATGGGCTTTACAAAATTGTAACAAATAACTTAAGTGATAAAAACGAAAAAGAAAAAAACAAAGAGGAAAAATTTAAAACAAGTTCATATGTGCATGAAAAACAATCTAATTCAAATAATGTAATTGATAGTAACCAGAAGAAAGGAGAGTTTAACTCAAGTAAAGATAATAGACAAATTAATGACAAGATTGACAATAAACAAGATAATAAGATAGAAGAAGTGAACCATAAAATAGTTGGAGATGGCAGAGAAACTGAAAATCATATTAATAAATCTAAAGAAATAGTAGAGGTAAAACAAAAATTACCAAAGACTGGTTCGAACAAGATTATGGAACTATTCTTAACAGTGACAGGAATTGGTTTACTTTTGACACTAAAAGGGTTGAAGTATTATGGTAAAGATAAATAAAATTTGTTCGATACAAGGAAGTTCCGTAGAAAATGAGGATGCTGTAGGTTCACAAAATCAGTATTTTTGGATTATTGATGGAGCTACAGATTTATATAATTCTAAAGAGGAGATAGGTTATTCAGTCTCAGAAGTTGTACATATTTTATCAGAAAGTTTGTCGGTTAATTGTAAAGAATCAAAAACTCTTAAACAAATATTTGAAACTGCTTTACTCGAGGTTAAAGATGAAATCGGTTTAAACTCATATGAATTAACAGAGTATTATCGCTTACCAACATTTGCTTTTATATTTGCTAAACTTTCAGAAAAAAAGTTGGAGTATATGATGCTAGGTGACTGCGTCATGTTAGTAAACGAAATGGAAATAACTGATCATAGAGTAGATAACTTATTTGAAAAAGGGAAAAATGAGATAAAAGACTCAATTGGTACAAATAGTGTTTTAAATAAAAAAATTATTTTACAAAAAATCAGAAAATTATCTAATCAACCGAGTGGGTACTGGATAGGTTCGTTGGATGAGAGATTTTTAGACCATGCTATTATTAATCAAATAGATGTTACTAGTGAACAAATTGTTTTAATGAGCGATGGCTTTTATGAATTCTATCAAAATAATCAAAATAAAACTTTTGAAGAGTTAATTAAGATGAGATTTAATTCTTCTGCTATTGATCCAATCTATGGAAAGAAAGATGATGCAAGTATTCTAGTTATTGATGTTTGATATATTGTTTAAAATATTAATTGTTACTATTGAACTTTGTTAAGAAGAGGTACCTAAATGTTAAGGTTATATTTAGAAAATGAAATTATAGAATTATCAAATAATTTAGAGACCATTTGGGTATCTGTGCTTGATAAATATGAGAAGTTATTTGAATATTTATCAAATGAAGAACGAATAGAATTGATTAAAGAAGATTTAATCATAAATGAGTCAGTTCTAAATGTTGATAAAAAAGGATATGAGTTAATTTGTTTACAACATCCCGTTTCATATGACTTAAGAAGAATTATTAGTGTAATAAAAATATCAACTGACATTGAACGTATTGGGGATAGAATTGTTGAAATTTTAAAAAATCTACAGATTATTCAAAACAATGAAATTTTGAAGAAAATTATTTCAGAAATAAAAATACTTCATGAAGTTATCGGACTGCATATGAATAGGGCTATATCTTGTTATAGAGAGGAACAATCTGGATGTTTAGATATGGTTGTTATACAAAAACAGAATGAGATAGAAGAGCTTAGTATAAATATTGAAAAGAAAATCATGAATTACATATTTGAAGATGATGGGAATGTTTCTGAAGTAATTGGTGCTTTAGCTATTATTCATCACCTTGATAAAATTGCTCATACTACGCAATCAATTTATAAATGGATAATGTATAGAAAATATGGGAACATAAATTAGAAAGAAAAATATATGAAAACAATTATTGATAATTTTGTTGATAGAGTAATTGAATACGGAATGTATAATGAAATTGACAAAATATATGTGAAAAATAGAGTACTAGCGTTAATAGGTGAGGAGGGAACTGATCGCATTTCCGATGAAAATGACCTGAAACAAATAAAAGATTACTTAGTGGAAATCGCCTTAAAAAACGGTAAAATTAAAGATTTAATCGAGGAAAAGGAATGTTTAGGAGCAGAGTTAATGAATTTCATAGTTCCTTTACCGAGTCGATTAAATGATATTTTTTGGAGTTCATATGATATATCACCTCAAGAAGCAGTTGAAGAGTTTTATAAGTTAAGTAAAGATAGTGATTATATTAAAACTTCTGCTATTGCTAAGAATATTGAGTTTCGAGCATCAACTAAATACGGAGAGCTAGAGATTACGATAAATTTGTCAAAACCCGAAAAAGATCCAAAAACAATTGCTGCTGAAAAATTAGTAAAAGCAACTAATTATCCCAAATGTTTACTATGTATGGAAAATGAAGGATATCAGGGGCGAATAAATTATCCAGCACGTTCGAATCATAGAATTATTCGGTTGAAACTTGGTGACGAAGTATGGGGATTCCAGTATTCTCCCTACTCATATTTTAATGAGCATGCGATATTTTTAAATAGTCAACATGTACCAATGGCTATTACCTCTAAAACATTTGAACAATTATTGGAGATTGTTGATATTTTGCCAGGATATTTTGCTGGTTCAAATTCTGATCTTCCTATCTCAGGAGGCTCCATTCTTAGTCATAACCACTACCAGGGAGGGAAACATATTTTCCCAATGGAAAAAGCAAAATTTGAGAGTGAATTTCGTTTTAAAGACTTTGAGGATGTTAATGCTGGTATTGTAAAATGGCCAATGTCAGTAATTAGGTTACAAAGTGAAAATAAAAATCGATTGTTAGATTTAGCTAATAAAATTCTAAATAAGTGGAGGGAATATTCAGATTTAGAAGTAGACATCATTGCTATGACTGAAGATGTCCCACACCATACGGTGACTCCTATTGCTCGTAAAGTGGACGGGAGATATGAATTAGATATTGTTCTAAGAGATAATCATACTACTGAACAATACCCAGATGGTGTTTTCCATCCTCATCAAGATGTACAACATATTAAAAAGGAAAATATCGGGTTAATCGAAGTGATGGGACTTGCGATATTACCACCTCGTTTGAAACCAGAGTTAGAAGAAGTTGGAAAATATCTTTTAGGAGAGGATAACGCAATTGCGGATTATCATTTAGAATGGGCCGACCAATTGAAAGAAAAATATCCTCGCATTAATAAAGAAGAGGTTAATAGCGTAGTTCAACACGAAGTAGGACAAGTGTTTGCGAGAGTTCTGGAAGATGCAGGAGTTTATAAGAATACACCGTCTGGGCATGAAGCGTTTATGAGATTTGTTAAGTCGGTTGGAATTAATTAGGAGGAAACCCAAATGGCAATATTGGTAACAGGCGGAGCTGGTTATATTGGTAGCCATACCGTAGTAGAATTACTAAATTTAGGAAAGGAAGTCATCATTGTCGACAACCTTTCGAACTCTAGCATCTTGGTGCTAGACCGTATTGAAGCAATTACAGGAATACGTCCCGTGTTTTACGAATTAGATGTTTGTGATAAACAAGCATTGAGAAAGGTATTTGAAAAAGAATCGATTGATGCTGCAATTCATTTTGCAGGTTATAAAGCTGTCGGAGAATCCGTGCAAAAGCCTGTGATGTACTACAAAAATAATATTATGAGTACATTAGCACTTGTTGAAGTGATGTCAGAATTTAATGTTAAAAAGATTGTCTTTTCTTCAAGTGCGACTGTATATGGAATTAACAATCAGTCACCCCTAATTGAGACGATGGAAACAAGTGCGACAAATCCTTATGGGTATACGAAAGTGATGCTTGAACAAATTTTAAAAGATGTTCATGTGGCAGATTCAGAATGGAGTATTGCGTTGCTTCGTTATTTCAATCCAATTGGTGCTCATGAGTCGGGGTTGATTGGAGAAGATCCATCAGGTATTCCTAACAACTTAATGCCTTTTATTGCACAAGTAGCGGTAGGTAAGCGACCAGAGCTAAGTGTTTTTGGAGATGATTATGATACGGTAGATGGTACTGGTGTTCGCGATTATATCCATGTAGTGGATTTAGCGATAGGGCATATAAAAGCTTTAGAAAAAGTATCTGAAAAAACAGATGTTTATATTTATAACCTTGGTTCAGGAGAAGGCACAAGTGTATTACAACTTGTAAATACATTTGAAAGTGTTAATAAGGTTCCAATTCCGTATAAAATTGTACCAAGACGATCAGGAGACGTTGCGACTTGTTATGCAAATGCAGACAAAGCATATAAGGAATTAAATTGGAGGACAACAAAATCGATTGAAGACATGTGTAGAGATACATGGAATTGGCAATCAAAAAATCCCAATGGCTATAATTGATGATACTGTCTATATGAGTGCTGTATTTTGGAAAAATTACTTAACCTTTTAATGAAATGCATATTTAATGAAAGATAAATTTTTTTAAAAAAATGTTTGAAAGCGCTTGACAAAGGAAACGGTTTCATTGTATAATGTAAACAAGATGACACCGATGTCAAATATAAAAAAGAAGGTCTTTATATGAAAAACTTAACAAAAATTAAGTTCAAAGAGAATGGGGAATTTAATCATTTCCCTGGGAATACAGTTGTAGCAAATCTTTATACTAAACAAGATTTGATGGAAGTTGTTGATATTATTCAATCACGTTATAGAGAATTACCATTTATCGATAAGTTTACTTTAACTCCAAGGAATTCTATTCACATGACTGTAATTGAATTGTTGTGCCATGAAAATCGTGAAACGGAGTTTTGGAGCAGTAATCTTCCTCTAGATACACCTTTACAGGAAATACATGATTACTTTGCTAAACAACTTGAAATTTTTCCATTGTTGGATGAAGAAATTCATATGCGTGTAACTGAAATGGGAAAACAAAACATACTAGTTGAACCTGCAGATGAAGCTTCTGCAAAGAGATTAGAAGAAATTCGTACTTATGTCTCAGAAAAAGCAGGTGTTCGTTTCCCTAATCATGATAGATATCAATTCCATATTTCAATTGGGTATCTTCGGATTCCTCTAACCGAAGAGGAGGAAGAAGAGTTTACTAAAGTCAGAGCAGAATTAACTGAAATTTTATTAGAGAAGATTCCAACTATTACTGTAAACCGTATTGACTATACTGTATTTGAAGATATGAGACAATTTGTTCCATATCACGAAAAATTTAAATAAAATAATAAAAAAGGAGAACTTATCATGAAAAAAATGAAAGTTTGGTCTACTGTACTTGCAACGGGAGTTGCTCTTACTACACTTGCTGCTTGCTCTGGCGGTTCAAATTCTACGACTGCTTCTTCATCTGAAGAAAAAGCTGATAAAAGTCAAGAATTAGTAATCTATTCGAACTCAGTCTCAAATGGTCGTGGTGATTGGTTAACTGCTAAAGCAAAAGAAGCTGGTTTTAATATAAAAATGGTTGATATCCCTGGCGCTCAATTAGCAGACCGTGTTATTGCCGAGAAGAATAATGCAGTTGCAGATATGGTATTTGGAATTGGTGCTGTTGATTCAAATAAAATTAGAGATCAAAAATTACTAGTACAGTACAAGCCTAAATGGTTAGATAAAATTGATCAATCTTTATCAGATAAAGATAATTATTATAATCCTGTGATTGTTCAACCATTAGTTTTAATTGGAGCGCCTGATGTAAAAGAAATGCCTAAAGATTGGACTGAATTAGGTAGTAAATATAAAGGTAAATATTCAATTTCTGGGCTCTCAGGTGGAACAGGACGGGCAATTCTAGCAAGTATCTTAGTTCGATACCTTGATGATAAAGGTGAATTAGGTGTTTCTGAAAAAGGTTGGGAAGCAGCAAAAGAATATCTGAAAAATGCATACACTCTTCAAAAGGGAGAAAGTTCAATTGTTAAGATGTTAGACAAAGAAGATCCAATACAATATGGAATGATGTGGGGTTCTGGTGCATTAGTTGGACAAAAAGAACAAAATGTTGTTTTCAAAGTTATGACTCCTGAGATTGGTGTACCATTTGTAACTGAACAAACTATGGTTTTAAGCACTAGTAAAAAACAAGCGTTAGCTAAAGAATTTATTGATTGGTTTGGTCAAACAGAAATTCAAGTAGAATATAGTAAGAACTTTGGATCTATTCCTGCAAATAAAGATGCCCTAACAGAGTTACCTGAAGATACGAAAAAATTTGTGGATCAAGTGAAACCACAAAATATTGACTGGGAAGCTGTTGGAAAACATTTGGATGAATGGGTAGAAAAAGCTGAATTAGAATACGTACAATAAGAAATAAGAGTTAATTTTTATGTCCAAGTCTCTCTATTATTTCTAAATTTATAGAAGAAATAAAGAGAGGCTTTTGGTTTAGTAATAGAGGGAGTTAGTGAGATGATTAAATTTGATAATATTCAAATTAAATATGGTGATTTTGTTGCAATTGATAATCTAAATTTAGATATACATGAAGGGGAATTCTTTACATTTCTTGGGCCTTCAGGATGTGGTAAATCAACTACTTTGAGAGCATTGGTAGGTTTTCTAGATCCATCATCAGGAAGTATTGAAGTTAATGGAACAGATGTCACTCATTTGGAACCTGAAAAGCGTGGAATTGGTATTGTATTTCAATCTTATGCGCTATTTCCAACTATGACTGTTTTTGATAATATTGCATTTGGTTTAAAAGTTAAGAAGGTAGCTCCAGATGTTATTAAAGCTAAAGTATCAGCAGTAGCAGCAAAAATTAAGATCTCTGATCAACAGTTACAGCGTAATGTATCAGAATTATCTGGGGGTCAACAACAAAGGGTAGCATTGGCTCGTGCTCTGGTTCTTGAACCTAAAATTCTTTGTCTAGATGAACCATTGTCAAACCTTGACGCAAAATTACGTGTAGATTTGAGAAAAGAGTTGAAAAGACTTCAAAAAGAGTTAGGTATTACTACTTTATATGTTACTCATGACCAAGAGGAAGCCTTAACTTTATCTGATAGAATTGCAGTCTTTAACAATGGATACATCGAACAGGTCGGTACACCTGTAGAGATTTATCATAATTCTCAAACTGAATTTGTATGTGATTTTATTGGCGATATTAATGTTTTGACCGATGAAACAGTCCACGAAGTATTACTTAAAAATGCAAGCGTTTTCTTAGAAGATAAAAAAGGATACATTCGATTAGAGAAAGTTCGATTCAATCGTGAAACTGAACAAGATTTCATTCTAAAAGGAACAATTATTGATGTTGAGTTTTCTGGAGTTACAATTCACTATACAATAAAAGTTTCTGAAAGTCAGATTCTTAATGTAACAAGTATTGATAGTCAGGCTGCTATTAGATCTGTCGGAGAAAGTGTGGACTTATTTATCACACCATCAGACGTTCTGCAATTTTAAGGAGGTGCAGTATGCGTCATAAATTAAATTTAAAAGATTGGCTTATTCGTTTAGGGTTAATCTGGTTCTTAGTAACATTTATTATTTATCCAAACTTTGATCTAGTAGTGAATGTATTTGTAAAAGGAGGAGAATTTTCCCTTGATGCTGTACATCGTGTTCTAAAATCTCAGAGGGCACTTCAGAGTATTATGAACAGTTTTAAGTTAGCATTTTCACTCATTATTACAGTTAATGTCGTAGGTATTCTTTGTGTTCTATTTACAGAGTACTTTGATATTAAAGGTGCTAAAATTTTAAAATTAGGTTATATGACCTCTTTAATTTATGGAGGAGTGGTTTTAGCGACTGGATATAAATTTGTCTATGGTCCATATGGATTGATTACAAAATTTTTACAAAATGTTATCCCTTCTTTAGACCCTAACTGGTTTATTGGGTATGGTGCAGTCTTATTCATTATGACATTTTCAGGAACTGCTAATCATACATTGTTTTTAACAAATACAATTCGAAGCGTTGACTATCACACTATTGAGGCTGCTCGAAATATGGGAGCAAAACCATTTACTGTTTTCCGAAAAGTAGTGTTACCAACCTTAATTCCAACTCTATTTGCACTTACTATTATGGTTTTTCTTAGTGGTTTATCTGCAGTAGCAGCACCCATGATTGTTGGTGGTAAAGAATTTCAAACTATAAATCCAATGATTATTACATTTGCAGGGATGGGGAATTCTCGTGATTTAGCTGCCTTACTTGCAATTATTTTAGGTATTGCAACTACAATTTTGCTTACTATCATGAATAAGATAGAAAAAGGTGGAAATTATATTTCTATCTCTAAGACTAAAGCGCCTCTTAAAAAACAAAAAATTGCGTCTAAGCCTTGGAATATCATTGCTCACATTGTAGCATATGGATTGTTCACAGTTTTCATGCTTCCACTAATTTTTATAGTATTATACTCATTTACAGATCCAGTTGCAATTCAAACAGGTAACTTAACATTATCAAACTTTACTTTAGAAAATTATCGCTTATTCTTTAGTAATAGTGCGGCATTCTCTCCATTCTTGGTCAGCTTTATTTATTCTATTATTGCTGCGACAACAGCAACAATTCTCGCAGTTGTATTTGCTCGTGTTGTCAGAAAACATAAATCTCGTTTTGATTTCTTATTTGAATATGGTGCTCTACTTCCTTGGTTACTACCAAGTACACTTTTAGCAGTAAGTTTATTATTTACTTTTAATCAGCCACAATTTCTTGTCTTGAATCAGATTTTGGTAGGTAGTTTGGTAATTCTACTTATTGCATATATAGTTGTAAAAATCCCATTTTCTTATAGAATGGTACGTGCTATTTTATTTAGTGTTGATGATGAGATGGAAGATGCAGCAAGAAGTATGGGTGCTTCACCTTTTTATACTATGATGAAGGTTATCATTCCATTTATTTTACCGGTTGTTCTCTCTGTTATTGCTTTAAACTTTAACTCTTTATTAACTGACTTCGACTTATCTGTATTCCTTTACCATCCCCTAGCTCAACCATTAGGTATTACGATTCGATCTGCAGGTGATGAAACAGCAACATCTAATGCACAAGCTCTGGTATTTGTTTATACAATTGTATTAATGATAATTTCTGGTTCTGTTTTATACTTTACTCAGAGACCAGTTAGTAGAAAAAGGAAATAATAATGCAAGCAACAAGCTTAGGACTATCATATATCGAAATTGTATTAAGAATTGTACTTTCATTAGTTATTGGTGGTGTAATTGGTTTAGAGAGAGGAAGTAAATCTCAACCAGCAGGTATTCGTACACATAGTATTGTTTGTCTGGCTGCATGTTTAATTATGATGACTAATGAGTATGTATCTTATAAATTTGGTACAGGAGATCCTACACGCTTAGGTGCGCAGGTTATATCAGGTGTTGGTTTTCTTGGGGCTGGAACAATACTTATTACAGATAAAAAGAAAATAACTGGTTTAACAACTGCAGCCGGAATATGGGCTTCAGCTGGAATCGGTCTAGCTATTGGTGTTGGTTTTTATGAAGGAGCCATACTAGGAGCAATGTCTGTTTGGAGTGTTATAACTATGTTCCAACCTTTAAAAAAATATCTTCAAAGTCGTTCAAAGATAATCGAATTGTATATCGTTGTTAGATCTACAGAGGCATATAATCGGGTACTAGTATACTGTGCTGAGAATGGCATTAGAATGACTGATTCTAGAACTGCATTTGGAGATGTTAATTCAGAAAGAATTGAATATTTTGATGTTCCAGACAAAAAAATCGCGTCATTTATTACTCTGGAATTATCAGGTAGATTTGAGCACCTTAAACTAATGGAAGAAATTGCTAATATTGTTGGTGTGATTTATGTTGAGGAAATCAGCTAATCTAGGGATAAACAAAGGGACGGATTATTCTAGTCCTTTTGTTTTCTTTAAATAATAAGAAATATAAGGGCACATCTAAAAACTCAATTTCAATACTTTTAAACATTGATGTATCAACGTTTTCTGAGCAATAAAAATAGAAAATCGGTAGTTTTTAGAGGTGTCCATAATAATTTTTGAAGAAAAGGATCTAACTAATTTGAGAGTATATAAAGTGGATTTTGATGCAGGAAAAATAACTTATTTTGATGACTATAATCTCATACAGGTATACCACTTCCATTCATTTTATGATGTTTGTGAGATGGTGTTCGCTTGTCATTTACCATTTGAAGAAATGCTTAGAAATGTTATTGTTAAGGAGAAAGCTGTTCCCATATTAGAGTGTTATATTGAACAGATAATGAATACATTTCTAAATACAGAAAGATTTACTGAAAATGATTCCTTGGAATTTTCAGGTAGTGTATTTTCTTATCCGGTGATTTGTAATGCAGTTTACAAAATAGTACAAAACAGTGAATTGAATTGTAAAATTTATGTTACTAGTACTGAAAGTTAATGTAGATTTAGTGAAGTATTTCCTCCAGATGTAAACTAGATTAAAAGATTAGAATGTAATTTTCTTGTTAAAATAATTTAAATATTGTATAGTTATAGTGAAGGTTTATGACAGGAGTATTTTAATGGAAAAAGGGAAAAAGGTAACGATATATGATATTGCACGTTTGTCTGGTTTTTCTCCAAAGACAGTTTCACGTGTAATAAATGGAGGGAATAGAGTAAAACCTGAGACTTATAATGCCATAAAAAAAGTCATCGATGAGTTATCCTATATTCCAAATGCCTATGCTCAGAATTTAACGAAGAAAGAAACCACGAATATTTTAATATCTGTGAAGAAGATTGATTCTTTTCCTTTAATCTGGTTTCAAACACTTTTAGATAAAGTTTTACAAACTTGTAGACAATTTGGAGTAAATGCTATTGTTGAATATTTTGGAGAGGAAGATTCGATTAGTAATTCAATTATTTCAAGTATTGGTAGCCTTGTAGATGGAGTGATTGTCTTTTATGAGGGGGAGAATGATATTCGAATCCAATATTTAAAGAAAAATAATATGCCTTTCATTGTCTTTGGAGAGTCTCAAACACCTGGAGTAGTTTACGTATCTAACAATAACTTTCAAGCTACTTATGATATGATGAAAGTAGTTTTGGAAAAGAATTTTAAAGATATGTGGTTACTTATGGGAGGTGAGTCTTATGTAAATAAGGATCGAGAGAGAGGAGTGAGAACTTTTTTAAAGGATAATAATTATTCTATGGATTTGAAGGTAGTTTATGGTTTAACTACAATAGAGTCAGTTTATTCCTTTGCTGTGAATGATTTGTCTTTTGGAAATTATCCAGATATTATATTTGTTTCAGGCGATGAAAAAGTTCAGGGACTAATTCGTGCGTGTTACGAAAAAGGAATAGCGATTCCGGATAATATATCCGTTGTTGGATTTGATAATATTCCAATTTCACAGTATTACACTCCTGCTTTATCTACAATTTCTCCTAATTATGTTAAATTAGCTCAAGAAATGATTGAAGGGGTATTAGCAATTATAAAGGGGGAAAGTGTCACATCTGTTGAAGTTTCTACTAAACTTGTTAGGAGACAGAGTTTCTAGTATTGTTTAATTCTTGAAAATCCTAATGGAAAAGATGGAGTGTTCTAAAGTAAGTTCTGTTTAGCATCTATTCAGTTTCTATTGAGTTGGATCCAATTTCCAACAAGTGGGACATTTTCACGTTCGATTTACTAAAGACATTATCACATTCGAATCACACATCTTTCAAAAAAATCGTAAAAAAGTCTTGACAAAGAAAAAACAAAGTATTAAAATAAGTTCAACAAATCAGAAAAGTAACTATTTTTGATCTTCAGGGAGCCTGTGGTGATTGTGAACAGGTGGTTGAAAGTAGTGAAAGTGGGCTGATTTTAAAAATGAATTTGAAACAATGAAAATTCGGTGCGCACACCTTACAGTGCAACTTGTTGTTAGACAAGGCAGAGATGTAAAGGGATAGTCCCTTTATAATTGAGGTGGCACCGCGTTACCAACGCCCTCACACGGAATTTAATTCTGTGTGTGGGCTTTTTTCTATCCGTCGTTTTGTTTATCTTTTATTAGGGTGTTAAGTCGCTTTGATGAACTTGAGTTCTATCTGCAGCTCCTTCCTACTACTAAAAGCAAACAAAAAGGCCGGATTCATACAGAAAGAGGAAAAATTTTATGACAACTAAAGGTTATTTTGGACAATTTGGTGGTAGTTTTGTACCGGAGCCGATTCAGGCTTTGTTAGATGAGTTGGAAGTGACATTTGACAAGTATAAGGATGATCCAGAATTTTTGGCAGAATTTCGCCATTACTTAAAGGACTATTCAGGTCGCGAAACACCGCTCTATTTTGCGGAAAGTTTGACAGACCACTTAGGTGGCGCTAAGATTTATCTCAAGCGCGAAGACCTGAACCACCTTGGTTCTCACAAGCTCAACAACGTTTTAGGACAAATCCTTCTTGCCAAACGTATGGGCAAAAAACGAGTGATTGCGGAAACAGGAGCTGGTCAGCACGGTGTTGCGACAGCAGCGGCTGCAGCCAAGTTTGGGATGGCCTGTGATGTCTACATGGGAGCAGAGGATGTGGAACGTCAACGTCTCAATGTTTTCCGTATGGAGATGATGGGAGCAACTGTTCATGCAGTTGAAAC
The Streptococcus toyakuensis genome window above contains:
- a CDS encoding protein phosphatase 2C domain-containing protein — encoded protein: MVKINKICSIQGSSVENEDAVGSQNQYFWIIDGATDLYNSKEEIGYSVSEVVHILSESLSVNCKESKTLKQIFETALLEVKDEIGLNSYELTEYYRLPTFAFIFAKLSEKKLEYMMLGDCVMLVNEMEITDHRVDNLFEKGKNEIKDSIGTNSVLNKKIILQKIRKLSNQPSGYWIGSLDERFLDHAIINQIDVTSEQIVLMSDGFYEFYQNNQNKTFEELIKMRFNSSAIDPIYGKKDDASILVIDV
- a CDS encoding phosphate signaling complex PhoU family protein; the protein is MLRLYLENEIIELSNNLETIWVSVLDKYEKLFEYLSNEERIELIKEDLIINESVLNVDKKGYELICLQHPVSYDLRRIISVIKISTDIERIGDRIVEILKNLQIIQNNEILKKIISEIKILHEVIGLHMNRAISCYREEQSGCLDMVVIQKQNEIEELSINIEKKIMNYIFEDDGNVSEVIGALAIIHHLDKIAHTTQSIYKWIMYRKYGNIN
- the galT gene encoding UDP-glucose--hexose-1-phosphate uridylyltransferase, translating into MKTIIDNFVDRVIEYGMYNEIDKIYVKNRVLALIGEEGTDRISDENDLKQIKDYLVEIALKNGKIKDLIEEKECLGAELMNFIVPLPSRLNDIFWSSYDISPQEAVEEFYKLSKDSDYIKTSAIAKNIEFRASTKYGELEITINLSKPEKDPKTIAAEKLVKATNYPKCLLCMENEGYQGRINYPARSNHRIIRLKLGDEVWGFQYSPYSYFNEHAIFLNSQHVPMAITSKTFEQLLEIVDILPGYFAGSNSDLPISGGSILSHNHYQGGKHIFPMEKAKFESEFRFKDFEDVNAGIVKWPMSVIRLQSENKNRLLDLANKILNKWREYSDLEVDIIAMTEDVPHHTVTPIARKVDGRYELDIVLRDNHTTEQYPDGVFHPHQDVQHIKKENIGLIEVMGLAILPPRLKPELEEVGKYLLGEDNAIADYHLEWADQLKEKYPRINKEEVNSVVQHEVGQVFARVLEDAGVYKNTPSGHEAFMRFVKSVGIN
- the galE gene encoding UDP-glucose 4-epimerase GalE; this translates as MAILVTGGAGYIGSHTVVELLNLGKEVIIVDNLSNSSILVLDRIEAITGIRPVFYELDVCDKQALRKVFEKESIDAAIHFAGYKAVGESVQKPVMYYKNNIMSTLALVEVMSEFNVKKIVFSSSATVYGINNQSPLIETMETSATNPYGYTKVMLEQILKDVHVADSEWSIALLRYFNPIGAHESGLIGEDPSGIPNNLMPFIAQVAVGKRPELSVFGDDYDTVDGTGVRDYIHVVDLAIGHIKALEKVSEKTDVYIYNLGSGEGTSVLQLVNTFESVNKVPIPYKIVPRRSGDVATCYANADKAYKELNWRTTKSIEDMCRDTWNWQSKNPNGYN
- a CDS encoding DUF1868 domain-containing protein, whose amino-acid sequence is MKNLTKIKFKENGEFNHFPGNTVVANLYTKQDLMEVVDIIQSRYRELPFIDKFTLTPRNSIHMTVIELLCHENRETEFWSSNLPLDTPLQEIHDYFAKQLEIFPLLDEEIHMRVTEMGKQNILVEPADEASAKRLEEIRTYVSEKAGVRFPNHDRYQFHISIGYLRIPLTEEEEEEFTKVRAELTEILLEKIPTITVNRIDYTVFEDMRQFVPYHEKFK
- a CDS encoding extracellular solute-binding protein gives rise to the protein MKKMKVWSTVLATGVALTTLAACSGGSNSTTASSSEEKADKSQELVIYSNSVSNGRGDWLTAKAKEAGFNIKMVDIPGAQLADRVIAEKNNAVADMVFGIGAVDSNKIRDQKLLVQYKPKWLDKIDQSLSDKDNYYNPVIVQPLVLIGAPDVKEMPKDWTELGSKYKGKYSISGLSGGTGRAILASILVRYLDDKGELGVSEKGWEAAKEYLKNAYTLQKGESSIVKMLDKEDPIQYGMMWGSGALVGQKEQNVVFKVMTPEIGVPFVTEQTMVLSTSKKQALAKEFIDWFGQTEIQVEYSKNFGSIPANKDALTELPEDTKKFVDQVKPQNIDWEAVGKHLDEWVEKAELEYVQ
- a CDS encoding ABC transporter ATP-binding protein; this translates as MIKFDNIQIKYGDFVAIDNLNLDIHEGEFFTFLGPSGCGKSTTLRALVGFLDPSSGSIEVNGTDVTHLEPEKRGIGIVFQSYALFPTMTVFDNIAFGLKVKKVAPDVIKAKVSAVAAKIKISDQQLQRNVSELSGGQQQRVALARALVLEPKILCLDEPLSNLDAKLRVDLRKELKRLQKELGITTLYVTHDQEEALTLSDRIAVFNNGYIEQVGTPVEIYHNSQTEFVCDFIGDINVLTDETVHEVLLKNASVFLEDKKGYIRLEKVRFNRETEQDFILKGTIIDVEFSGVTIHYTIKVSESQILNVTSIDSQAAIRSVGESVDLFITPSDVLQF